In Nocardia sp. NBC_01327, the genomic stretch GCAGCAGGCCCTCGGCGCGCAGGTGGGCGGCATGCTCGGCGAGGGATTCGACGAGGGGGCCGACCTGGGCGATTTCGGGCTGCACGTCTACGCGCAGGCCGAATTCGATGGCTGTTTCGGCGGTTTTCGGGCCGATGCAGGCAACGATGGTGCGGGCGTGCGGTTTACCGGCGATGCCGACCAGATTCCGGACGGTGGAGGACGAGGTGAACAGCACCGCGTCGAAACCGCCGGTCTTGATCATTTCGCGGGTCTCCGCCGGGGGCGGGGACGCACGCACGGTGCGGTACGCGGTGACATCGTCGATCTCCCAGCCGCGGTCGCGCAGACCCTCGGCCAGCGTTTCGGTGGCGATATCGGCGCGCGGCAGCAGCACCCGGTTCACCGGGTCGAAAACGTCGTCGTAGGGCGGGAAGTCGGCCAGCAGGCCCTCGGAGGACTGCTCACCGCTGGGGATCAGCTCCGGATTGATGCCGAACGAGCGCACCTTCTCCGCGGTGGCCTCGCCCACGCAGGCGATCTTCACACCGGAGAAAGCCCGTGCGTCCAAACCGAATTCGCCGAACTTCTCCCACACCGCGCGCACCGCGTTGGTGGAGGTGAACACCACCCACTGGTAGCGGCCGTCGACCAGACCCTTGACCGCACGCTCCATCTGCGCGGGGCTGCGCGGCGGCTCGACGGCGATGGTCGGGACCTCCATGGGGATGGCGCCGTGCATGACGAGCTTCTCGCTCATCTCGCCGGCCTGCTCCTTGGTCCGCGGCACCAGTACGGTCCAGCCGTACAGGGCACGCGACTCCCACCACGAGGTCTTGGCGCGCTTCTCGACCTCTTTACCGACGGTGACCACGAGCGGGCCGACCATCTCCGAGGCCGCGTTGTTCAAGGTCGCCAGCGTGGCATCGATCGTGCGCTGCTGACGCGTGGTGCCGCGCACCGTCACCGCGACCGGAGTCTGCGGCGCCATACCGTGTTCCACCAGCGCACTGGCGGTCTCGGCCAGGTGACCCGAGGTGGCGTGCAGCACCAGCGGGCCGGGTGCGGCCGCGACGGCCGCCCAGTCCACCTCACCGCGCACATCGACCTCGGTGTGGCTCGAGCCCAGCTCGATACCGGCGTAGGCGGGCACCGTGGTCCCGGCCGACAGCCCCGGTAGCACCTCGAACATCAGGTGCGAGCGGGTCACCGCATTGACCTCCTGGATCACCGAATCGGTGGTCAGCGGGTCACCGGAGACCAGGCGCACCACGTCGAAGCCGTTGCGGGCCTCCGCGATCAGCGTCTTGGCCACCTCGGCCGGGTCGCCCAGCGCGGGGCGCACATCGACGGGAAGCTCCCCGTCGGGGCCCGGCTCGGCGGCGCTGCCGATCAAGGCGAGCACACCCTTGTCGACATCGGGATCTGTGAACGCCAGCTCGGCGCGCGCGATTACCTCGCGTGCACGCACAGTCAACAGCGCCGGATCGCCCGGTCCTGACCCAACGAAAAGGATCCGGCCGGGGTGCTTCTTCGTCGCTCGGCTCATCGAATATTCTCCATTGGGCTGGGATTGCTGTTGTCGGATGGCTCGGCCCCCGGGTTCGCATCTCCGGGGTCACTGAGCAGGTCGCGCGCCCCCAGCTCCAAGAGCTCACGCGCCAGTGCCCGGCCCAGCTCCGCGGCATCCGCGAGCGAGCCGACCACAGAGGCCCGGATGGTGTCCGAGCCGTCGATCGCCGCCACGCACCCGCGCAGCGACAGTTCGTCTATCACTCTGCCGTCGTCGTCGAGAGATTCGACGACCTCGGCCAGCGCACCGATCGGGGCGGTGCAACCCGCCTCCAGTTCGGCCAGCAGCGCCCGCTCGGCGGTGATCGCGGCACGGGTGCCGGCATCGTCGAGAGCGGACAGAATGGTCACGAGTTCGGTGTCCTCGCTGCGGCATTCGACCGCAAGCGCACCCTGCGCCGGAGCGGGCAGCATCTGCACCGGCTCCAGCGATTCGGTGATGGCGTCCAGGCGGCCGATGCGGGCCAGCCCGGCCCGGGCCACCACGACGGCATCGAGTTCACCATTGGCGACTTTGCCGATGC encodes the following:
- a CDS encoding bifunctional uroporphyrinogen-III C-methyltransferase/uroporphyrinogen-III synthase; amino-acid sequence: MSRATKKHPGRILFVGSGPGDPALLTVRAREVIARAELAFTDPDVDKGVLALIGSAAEPGPDGELPVDVRPALGDPAEVAKTLIAEARNGFDVVRLVSGDPLTTDSVIQEVNAVTRSHLMFEVLPGLSAGTTVPAYAGIELGSSHTEVDVRGEVDWAAVAAAPGPLVLHATSGHLAETASALVEHGMAPQTPVAVTVRGTTRQQRTIDATLATLNNAASEMVGPLVVTVGKEVEKRAKTSWWESRALYGWTVLVPRTKEQAGEMSEKLVMHGAIPMEVPTIAVEPPRSPAQMERAVKGLVDGRYQWVVFTSTNAVRAVWEKFGEFGLDARAFSGVKIACVGEATAEKVRSFGINPELIPSGEQSSEGLLADFPPYDDVFDPVNRVLLPRADIATETLAEGLRDRGWEIDDVTAYRTVRASPPPAETREMIKTGGFDAVLFTSSSTVRNLVGIAGKPHARTIVACIGPKTAETAIEFGLRVDVQPEIAQVGPLVESLAEHAAHLRAEGLLPPPRKKSRRSR
- the hemC gene encoding hydroxymethylbilane synthase, whose amino-acid sequence is MHETVRSTARGTVDAPWRIGTRGSLLALTQAGHVRDALIGAGQQAELVIVKTAGDKSSAPVQTIGVGVFTAALRDELAAGTVDIAVHSYKDLPTAQDPRFDIAAIPPREDPRDALVARDGLVLGELPAGSRIGTSAPRRASQLLALGLGVEIVPLRGNLDTRIGKVANGELDAVVVARAGLARIGRLDAITESLEPVQMLPAPAQGALAVECRSEDTELVTILSALDDAGTRAAITAERALLAELEAGCTAPIGALAEVVESLDDDGRVIDELSLRGCVAAIDGSDTIRASVVGSLADAAELGRALARELLELGARDLLSDPGDANPGAEPSDNSNPSPMENIR